A genome region from Rhodopseudomonas boonkerdii includes the following:
- the murJ gene encoding murein biosynthesis integral membrane protein MurJ, with the protein MTAPRQSTGRFVAKLISGALASKLLGFGREILMAHVLGATLVADGFRGAITAVFLPVAFLQNETVPAVMIPMHRDALRGDDAPRKLGALAIATTGIALILMAVLQGLGEVAVQALVGGFSPEGRSLTLDFIRIMALGMPASVLVNVLASGEIALGRTRLTNIRASILNISVLVGIVLIVLTSDFHALAWSFTVAFNALAIWGLVTLRREGAISFRDMSFAAVLASSREFFRRLRPLLALPIAEQANIWVERLLASRVGTGAVASLDYARTLTESALLLISQPVGLAVLSSAKPKEPSDQIASIARPILALAVPASAFLFMFAPDIVRLVFFRGAFNEQAVILTSQALQGISCGLWAATLGWILIRILNGTGRNFVAALIIVIAYLVNIGINLLTSYLPHVSESGTLLLGLGEATRGIVLLAGVMMVLKSRKKLLFWLFLASIPAVLMILSGWQIHAWFAGSWQRLFVGSVACLVCIALAFAMLLPNAYVAAFARLRSRF; encoded by the coding sequence ATGACGGCGCCGCGACAATCGACCGGGCGTTTCGTCGCCAAGCTGATCAGCGGCGCGCTTGCGAGCAAGCTGCTCGGTTTTGGTCGTGAGATATTGATGGCGCATGTGCTCGGCGCAACCCTCGTTGCCGACGGTTTTCGCGGAGCAATCACAGCGGTGTTTCTGCCGGTGGCCTTTCTGCAGAACGAGACCGTGCCGGCAGTGATGATTCCGATGCATCGCGATGCGTTGAGGGGAGACGACGCGCCCCGAAAGCTTGGCGCCCTGGCTATCGCGACCACGGGGATTGCTCTGATCCTGATGGCGGTGCTGCAAGGGCTCGGCGAAGTGGCGGTTCAGGCTCTGGTAGGCGGTTTTTCGCCGGAGGGGCGCAGCCTGACGCTCGACTTCATCCGCATTATGGCTCTCGGCATGCCGGCTTCGGTGCTGGTGAACGTGCTCGCATCCGGTGAGATCGCCCTGGGGCGAACGCGACTGACCAATATCCGGGCGAGCATCCTCAATATTTCTGTGTTGGTCGGAATTGTTCTGATCGTGTTGACGAGCGATTTCCATGCGTTGGCATGGTCATTCACCGTTGCGTTCAACGCCCTCGCCATCTGGGGTCTGGTTACTTTGAGGCGCGAAGGCGCAATCAGTTTTCGAGACATGTCGTTTGCTGCGGTACTGGCATCGTCCCGCGAATTCTTTCGCAGGCTACGCCCATTGCTGGCGCTGCCTATCGCGGAGCAGGCGAATATTTGGGTGGAGCGTCTGCTGGCATCGCGTGTCGGCACCGGCGCCGTGGCATCGCTCGATTATGCGCGCACGCTGACGGAAAGTGCCCTGCTGCTGATCAGCCAGCCCGTCGGTCTTGCTGTGCTGTCAAGCGCGAAGCCGAAAGAACCTAGCGACCAGATCGCAAGCATCGCGCGGCCGATCCTGGCGCTGGCCGTTCCCGCATCGGCGTTTCTGTTCATGTTTGCGCCCGACATCGTGCGCCTCGTCTTCTTCCGCGGCGCCTTCAATGAGCAAGCCGTGATCCTGACCAGTCAGGCGTTGCAAGGCATTTCATGCGGCTTGTGGGCTGCAACGCTCGGCTGGATCCTGATCCGTATCTTGAACGGGACCGGACGGAACTTCGTCGCTGCGCTGATCATCGTCATCGCCTATTTGGTTAACATCGGAATTAACCTTCTCACATCGTATCTGCCGCACGTTTCGGAGTCCGGCACACTGCTGCTTGGACTGGGCGAAGCGACCCGTGGTATCGTTCTGCTTGCCGGAGTCATGATGGTTCTGAAGTCGCGGAAGAAACTGCTTTTCTGGCTGTTTCTCGCGAGCATTCCGGCTGTTCTGATGATCCTATCGGGTTGGCAGATCCACGCATGGTTCGCCGGGTCTTGGCAACGACTGTTCGTCGGCAGCGTCGCGTGTCTTGTGTGCATCGCGCTGGCTTTCGCGATGCTTCTGCCAAACGCCTATGTTGCGGCATTCGCGCGCTTGCGCAGCCGATTCTGA
- a CDS encoding GumC family protein, producing MWRHRQIFGAVLCGVMIVTVIALFVVPVRYFATGSVIVAEQEPSNSNASAAWAAKIGDPADVESQLLIVKSPRIMRLALDAPGVREAAIQDCFARSTIGSTCEKAKEDTGALVDYIAANYSIGGAGRSRVINISYTSPIAEVAQKMANALTNAFLDDQRVTGSNSKELAASYLWKEAKDLDAELRDADAKIQAFRRNKGLARGQQAPIWSERLTSISQQLANAENARAEAAARLQEIKSNQARAIDSPAAQSNRSISDLKQQLTVVTAQLANQSNSLGPRHPSIRALEQEQAAIRDRINSEVASIIASAQKAYDSSDALVKSLTKQMDAAKAEVGSATSDEATIESLARNTEIKRAQYADLYRRASELETERRVLIGNTRLVSLAELPMKPFFPKKIPFIAAGATLGLLLASFAAFFGDSIRLDGLPRMRLPPRRNPEIEPVAAAPIVVPVAASAAPPVESSAPIDTPSPLRPASVPAGATSELSVVTGAPILAHLPAIRRDSSESAIGAILSAQSGAALARSLSKARENNHYQDALRDLATNLLTPAGGKVRKRILVASPSTAEGKTFLTLSLAHHLAAAGRSVLVMECDLGAPKFEAALGLRSSLGLQGVLRGEITSRESVVSSGVPNLDAIPAGPVPASTELLMRKSFADVLQWADIYDVVLVDAPSPGIQTDIGVLAKHVDGVLLCMRSGRSSIGQAVATSSAIRAAGGALIGIAITMVPDAGPMRTASATSDAYAGAT from the coding sequence GTGTGGCGTCACCGTCAGATCTTCGGCGCCGTCCTTTGTGGCGTCATGATCGTGACCGTCATCGCGCTGTTCGTCGTGCCGGTGCGCTACTTCGCGACGGGCTCCGTTATTGTCGCCGAACAGGAACCGAGTAACAGCAACGCCTCGGCGGCATGGGCTGCCAAGATCGGCGATCCCGCCGACGTGGAAAGCCAGCTCCTGATCGTCAAGTCGCCACGTATCATGCGGCTGGCCCTCGATGCACCCGGCGTCCGCGAGGCGGCGATCCAAGACTGCTTCGCGCGCAGCACGATCGGCTCGACATGCGAGAAGGCGAAGGAGGACACCGGCGCGCTGGTCGATTACATCGCTGCCAATTATTCCATCGGCGGCGCCGGCCGCTCGCGCGTCATCAACATCTCCTATACTTCGCCGATCGCCGAGGTCGCACAGAAGATGGCCAACGCGCTGACCAATGCGTTCCTCGACGATCAGCGCGTCACCGGCTCGAACAGCAAGGAGCTCGCGGCCTCCTATCTCTGGAAGGAAGCCAAGGATCTTGATGCCGAACTGCGAGACGCCGATGCCAAGATCCAGGCTTTCCGCCGCAACAAGGGTCTCGCCCGCGGCCAGCAGGCGCCGATCTGGTCGGAGCGTCTCACCAGCATCAGCCAACAACTGGCCAATGCCGAGAACGCGCGTGCCGAAGCCGCGGCACGCCTGCAGGAAATCAAAAGCAATCAGGCGCGTGCCATCGACTCGCCGGCTGCGCAGTCGAACCGTTCGATCTCCGATCTCAAGCAACAGTTGACCGTGGTGACGGCGCAGCTTGCCAACCAGTCAAATTCGCTCGGTCCGCGTCACCCGTCGATCCGTGCGCTCGAGCAGGAACAGGCGGCGATCCGCGACCGCATCAATTCCGAAGTTGCCAGTATCATTGCAAGTGCGCAGAAGGCCTACGATTCCAGCGACGCGCTGGTGAAGTCCCTGACCAAGCAGATGGACGCCGCCAAGGCTGAAGTCGGCTCGGCCACCTCGGACGAGGCCACCATCGAAAGTTTGGCGCGCAATACCGAGATCAAGCGCGCGCAATATGCGGATCTCTATCGCCGTGCCAGCGAACTCGAGACCGAACGCCGCGTGCTGATCGGTAATACGCGTCTCGTCAGCTTGGCTGAACTGCCGATGAAGCCGTTCTTCCCGAAAAAGATCCCCTTCATCGCCGCGGGAGCGACCCTTGGTCTGCTGCTGGCGAGCTTCGCCGCATTTTTCGGCGATAGTATCCGGCTCGACGGCTTACCGCGGATGCGTTTGCCGCCGCGCCGCAACCCGGAGATTGAACCTGTTGCGGCAGCGCCGATTGTCGTCCCCGTGGCCGCGTCTGCCGCTCCGCCGGTCGAGTCGAGCGCTCCGATCGATACACCGTCGCCGCTCCGCCCAGCCTCCGTGCCGGCCGGAGCCACGTCTGAACTTTCCGTCGTCACCGGCGCACCGATCCTTGCGCATCTGCCGGCAATCCGGCGAGACTCGTCGGAATCGGCGATCGGCGCGATCCTGTCTGCACAATCGGGCGCCGCATTGGCGCGCAGCCTGTCGAAGGCGCGGGAGAACAATCATTATCAGGATGCGTTGCGGGATCTCGCGACAAATCTTCTCACGCCGGCCGGCGGCAAGGTTCGCAAGCGAATTCTCGTGGCTTCGCCCTCGACCGCCGAAGGCAAGACCTTCCTAACTCTGTCGCTGGCCCATCACTTGGCTGCCGCAGGCCGCAGTGTGCTGGTGATGGAATGCGATCTTGGTGCGCCGAAGTTCGAAGCGGCGCTCGGTCTGCGCAGCAGCCTTGGCCTGCAGGGCGTCCTGCGTGGCGAGATCACGTCACGGGAGAGCGTCGTCAGCTCCGGTGTACCGAATCTCGATGCCATCCCGGCCGGTCCCGTCCCGGCATCGACCGAACTCCTGATGCGAAAATCATTCGCCGATGTGCTGCAATGGGCGGACATTTACGACGTCGTCCTCGTCGATGCACCATCGCCCGGTATCCAGACCGACATCGGTGTGCTCGCCAAACATGTCGATGGCGTGCTGCTGTGCATGCGTTCCGGGCGCTCGTCGATCGGGCAGGCGGTTGCCACCTCCAGCGCCATTCGCGCCGCAGGAGGCGCGCTAATTGGCATTGCCATCACCATGGTTCCGGATGCAGGCCCGATGCGTACTGCGTCGGCTACGAGCGATGCCTATGCCGGAGCGACATGA
- a CDS encoding polysaccharide deacetylase family protein codes for MKRLLSGAARRMARSGALTRPISMAADMVMSDRGCLMTFHRGAPAQLWEQLPNRDFYLDTTFLDEFLSYLKKREWDVVTIEESIRRSRKGRGRFVNFSIDDCYRDTYENIVPLFRRHNVPVTLFVTTGIPDGTLPLWAAGLEDTLLNNDSVMLDDGAIRVPDFETKQAAFYRIADSWDGPQAASSYATFCELNDVDMKAMHWKHAITWEMLEELREDPLVEIGGHTVTHARISSLPPEGARFELQGCRDRLIERLGIPARHFAFPYGRAGDCGARDFAIARDAGYASASTTRKGLVLEGQDPYSLPRCTINGSDRSVATMELHLSGMTGLAARMAGRV; via the coding sequence ATGAAGCGACTGTTGTCTGGTGCGGCCAGGCGGATGGCTCGGTCTGGAGCGCTCACGCGTCCGATCAGCATGGCTGCGGATATGGTCATGAGTGACCGCGGTTGCCTCATGACCTTTCATCGGGGAGCGCCGGCCCAGCTCTGGGAGCAGCTGCCCAATCGGGATTTTTATCTCGATACGACGTTTCTGGACGAATTCCTCAGCTATTTGAAGAAGCGTGAATGGGATGTGGTGACGATCGAGGAATCCATACGTCGTTCCCGAAAAGGGAGAGGACGCTTTGTAAATTTCTCCATCGACGATTGCTATCGCGATACTTACGAGAACATAGTGCCGCTGTTCCGGCGCCATAACGTACCCGTGACGCTGTTTGTGACTACGGGGATTCCGGACGGAACGTTGCCGCTGTGGGCTGCAGGACTTGAGGACACGCTACTCAACAACGATAGTGTCATGCTTGACGATGGCGCCATTCGGGTGCCTGATTTTGAAACCAAGCAGGCAGCGTTCTATCGGATAGCAGATAGTTGGGATGGGCCGCAGGCAGCGAGCAGCTACGCGACGTTCTGCGAGTTGAACGACGTCGATATGAAAGCGATGCACTGGAAGCACGCGATCACCTGGGAAATGCTCGAAGAGTTGCGCGAAGATCCGCTGGTCGAGATTGGCGGTCACACCGTCACTCACGCTCGCATCTCGTCCCTGCCGCCGGAAGGTGCTCGCTTCGAGCTGCAAGGCTGCCGCGATCGGCTGATTGAGCGTCTCGGCATTCCCGCGCGGCATTTTGCGTTTCCGTATGGACGCGCCGGTGATTGCGGCGCGCGCGATTTTGCGATCGCACGCGATGCCGGCTATGCGAGTGCATCGACGACGCGCAAGGGTCTCGTGCTGGAAGGGCAGGATCCGTATTCTTTGCCTCGCTGTACCATCAACGGATCGGACCGCAG
- a CDS encoding glycosyltransferase family 4 protein, giving the protein MMSSRVLFVCHTGSISGAELVLLDLVRPWIGQSALLFEDGPLHQALAARGLNVKVSPWGSGLNDVRRDSSFVKVVPAAGAMLGIVAEVARFARRHDVVYANSQKAFVLSAIAAKLARRPLIWHLHDIISPAHFGRMQRRVQVMLANHCTIKVVVPSKAAADAFVAEGGRKELVAIVPNGLDIPPETQTSAELRRELDLPQGPLVGVFSRLAEWKGQHVVLRALAKAPGVSCILAGSALFGEETYEQRLRQMVGDLDIADRVHFLGQRNDVPRLMRAVDAVIHPSIDPEPFGRTLVEAMLAEVPVIATDAGAASDILEDGKAGTLVPPDDPDAMAHAIRNAMSPSPAHAEQIRHAAARARSHYSVGQMLDATSGLIRQVAGEKA; this is encoded by the coding sequence ATGATGTCGTCGCGTGTTCTGTTCGTGTGCCATACGGGCTCGATCTCCGGCGCTGAACTGGTCTTGCTGGATCTGGTGCGGCCATGGATAGGGCAATCGGCTTTGCTGTTCGAGGATGGCCCGCTGCATCAGGCGCTCGCTGCACGCGGTTTGAACGTCAAAGTCTCCCCCTGGGGGAGCGGACTCAACGATGTCCGGCGCGACAGTTCGTTCGTCAAAGTCGTGCCTGCCGCCGGTGCGATGCTCGGTATCGTAGCCGAGGTTGCGCGGTTCGCGCGCAGGCATGACGTGGTTTATGCAAATTCGCAGAAAGCGTTCGTACTTTCGGCGATTGCCGCGAAGCTGGCGCGCCGTCCTCTGATCTGGCACCTGCACGATATCATTTCGCCGGCGCATTTCGGGAGGATGCAGCGCCGCGTTCAGGTGATGCTGGCAAACCATTGCACGATCAAGGTTGTCGTTCCATCCAAGGCGGCAGCCGATGCGTTCGTTGCCGAGGGCGGCCGCAAGGAACTCGTTGCCATCGTCCCCAATGGACTCGATATACCGCCGGAGACGCAAACTTCTGCAGAGTTACGTCGGGAACTGGACCTGCCGCAAGGACCGCTTGTGGGCGTCTTCAGTCGTCTCGCGGAATGGAAAGGGCAACATGTCGTGCTGCGTGCCCTGGCAAAGGCGCCTGGCGTCAGCTGCATCCTTGCGGGATCAGCCTTGTTCGGCGAGGAGACCTATGAACAACGGCTGCGCCAGATGGTGGGCGATCTCGACATTGCCGATCGCGTGCATTTCCTCGGACAGCGCAACGACGTGCCGCGATTGATGCGCGCGGTCGATGCGGTGATCCATCCGTCCATCGATCCCGAGCCGTTCGGTCGGACGTTGGTCGAGGCAATGCTGGCCGAGGTGCCTGTAATCGCGACGGACGCTGGTGCGGCATCGGATATTCTTGAGGACGGCAAGGCCGGCACGCTCGTGCCGCCAGACGATCCCGACGCGATGGCACATGCGATCCGCAACGCAATGTCGCCTTCGCCTGCGCATGCGGAGCAGATCAGGCATGCGGCCGCACGTGCGCGCTCGCATTACAGTGTTGGGCAGATGCTCGATGCGACATCGGGTCTGATCCGCCAGGTTGCCGGAGAGAAAGCGTGA